A window of Perognathus longimembris pacificus isolate PPM17 chromosome 6, ASM2315922v1, whole genome shotgun sequence contains these coding sequences:
- the LOC125352263 gene encoding 60S ribosomal protein L31-like, whose amino-acid sequence MAPAKEGGEKCHSAINEVVTQEYTINIHKHIHEVGFKKWAPRALKEIWKFAMKEIGTRDMRIDTRLNKAVWAKGIRNVPYRILVRLSRKRNENEDSPNKLYILVTYVLLTTLKNLQVVNVEKN is encoded by the coding sequence ATGGCTCCCGCAAAGGAGGGTGGTGAGAAGTGCCATTCTGCCATCAACGAGGTGGTGACCCAAGAATACACCATCAACATTCACAAGCACATCCATGAAGTAGGCTTTAAGAAGTGGGCCCCTCGTGCACTCAAAGAGATCTGGAAGTTCGCCATGAAGGAAATAGGGACTCGAGATATGCGCATCGATACCAGGCTCAACAAAGCCGTCTGGGCCAAAGGAATAAGAAATGTCCCCTATAGGATCCTTGTGCGCTTGTCCAGGAAACGCAATGAGAATGAAGACTCACCAAACAAGCTCTATATTCTGGTGACCTATGTCCTCCTCACCACGTTAAAAAATCTGCAGGTAGTCAATGTGGAAAAGAACTAG